In Phaeodactylum tricornutum CCAP 1055/1 chromosome 10, whole genome shotgun sequence, a single genomic region encodes these proteins:
- a CDS encoding predicted protein, which produces MGANQSSPSTGSGNTASPEPTVSTFRDDDDDKAVTETKMTFHNDDKASQLSGVPLIEYKCRKKEKAWKNCVKNFYTEQFLPGQSMDQETYCGEKFEAYRRCYLRGMKKVIWDKKGTKATDHSFLAEFEDEEDE; this is translated from the coding sequence ATGGGAGCGAACCAGAGCTCTCCCTCTACCGGTTCCGGCAACACGGCATCACCAGAGCCAACCGTGAGCACGTTCcgtgatgacgacgacgacaaagccGTGACCGAAACTAAAATGACGTTTCATAACGATGACAAGGCCTCACAGCTTTCCGGTGTTCCTCTCATTGAATACAAATGCCgtaaaaaggaaaaggcttgGAAGAATTGTGTCAAGAACTTTTACACGGAGCAATTCTTGCCGGGACAGAGTATGGACCAAGAAACGTACTGTGGAGAAAAATTTGAAGCGTACCGACGGTGTTACTTGCGAGGTATGAAAAAGGTGATTTGGGATAAAAAGGGCACCAAAGCCACGGATCATTCTTTTTTAGCCGAatttgaagacgaagaagacgaataG
- a CDS encoding predicted protein yields MTIHSRNFYFQEDASCSSTVTAEPQKRRKRKISFRPQQDQVFTIPHIDDLSEAEVADVWYGRTDYDTMKHSFIPIIRKMTKGEKVDETNRETIRGLEFRTRQGAIRRQHNKLEAISAVLDEQELQHNMGMRDDEKLRKVYLSCSLHCSDAAYQLGIQDENYIIEMLRTDDRSTAELSSLQLTAKKKRGVKIRTRSLVEDLKNLALSRRACNAWKYGSGRRAQFYDELQYLEPITFFYIFFLSGLCLL; encoded by the exons ATGACAATCCATAGCCGAAACTTTTACTTCCAGGAAGATGCCTCCTGCTCTTCCACCGTAACCGCAGAGCCacagaaaagaaggaaacgcaAAATCTCTTTTCGGCCTCAGCAAGATCAGGTTTTCACAATTCCACACATTGACGACCTTTCTGAAGCTGAAGTGGCGGATGTCTGGTATGGGCGCACAGACTATGATACTATGAAGCACAGCTTCATTCCCATCATTCGTAAAATGACGAAAGGAGAAAAAGTAGATGAAACAAACCGAGAGACCATCAGAGGCTTGGAATTTAGGACTCGCCAAGGTGCTATCCGCCGGCAACACAACAAGTTAGAGGCGATTTCAGCCGTCCTCGATGAGCAAGAGCTTCAGCACAATATGGGAATGAGAGATGATGAAAAATTACGGAAAGTTTATTTGTCCTGCTCTCTTCATTGCAGCGATGCAGCTTACCAATTGGGAATTCAAGATGAAAACTACATCATCGAAATGTTGCGCACCGACGACAGAAGCACTGCTGAACTTTCCAGCCTACAATTGACCGCCAAAAAGAAGCGAGGGGTCAAAATTCGCACTCGGTCGCTTGTTGAAGATCTAAAGAACCTTGCTCTATCGCGAAGAGCT TGTAACGCTTGGAAGTACGGATCGGGTCGACGAGCACAATTTTACGACGAACTTCAGTACCTAGAGCCCATAACTTTCTTTTACATTTTTTTCCTTTCCGGATTATGCCTACTTTAG
- a CDS encoding predicted protein: MRERTLNTPLSERILGRHSSSTFNRTPVATTTATTPATNSNPTTGIVMRPTEAQLRWAQFHHKRQAEQVRIRTQQLWQRPETVSDVSDALPEDGASSTSDSGVHMVDNDRTLGIEAPVSCREAQKPCISRGRRALLRVSRRRWRERKNRILKEGFRSGINDNDEDDDQASESSNDALASIFAERSVWHKSRKRRRRRRQSTAQKAPHDSGRSRRFEEAFNAMMRNLAALRPDESYHDIVTPERVWTRPEHLPQMETIDGRDYTDLKWGIIKSLPKPNPNRNSSATSHHPLDRGASWLVHMPSSISKRDSYASRFASTPFISKSTWKNTSPEHSDEECLGEEDRRSQISDSLQQILRSPMQGKLSSIVAVLQQKLVNTATSEQTARPRTPPTMKLSPYLTVSTQTVGDASDYPKGAGSGGPKSLDVDFAHVELGADHVTDQKRMQGFQQLANPPPSSPSRKTIEAILQTLDPYLKEELESQEVGTCEHLLSRFLDEVGFDPDIDDVGEMEKTKAYLEIFARRFLVQARSFPKEPQQSSTKVQRSGGLVQRLVSLMEQDLALNRNTGLISADGKLHKPTFARLMLKYLEQIYSPSPTASFRPTMTRQRRSARETLLTAVTDTAYDFLPKDGIFDTFAFEHIVTRYLAEATGTPEEVVLGAQDLQSLSQRVPIFPKASANLVERMVAAFEGIDINEKLTSDDGKLNTAFFESMMRKLLSNEVSKLSKGRRNAALDTAFSLKISGNYSQTGHDSQPKEMDVSGKYTLPSVEARLSSMTIKRSNGHIDKLVLRAMIARYLSAVCNLPENVVLEAESVHTEMDREFSVIDNSKNKEAGSSMISNDFAKRLVDQIKQSSEAEQLVLANGDLNKAVFEMLMARYLGQCIRREPEFFCAAESPLALAEARRHAGTRKYRQREGESEGGNHGIPMTSCITQSVIVAIERELETTPIVTAQGKVDFATLEILLAPTLSRALASNAGVTERRHFLSWLDSGTFVKNIVQVISNLSNEVDLTEINDVRTHELLRTTLVELYQENHPKNTSAYRNVVTHEATGVAIEKHAHEVAHDISKYLLNAGGNQMMTNSAGKLDVPVYEALLWRFIEEQESIGMGINTDNSTPTIILPIKSESLDETSPKTESTTEDPVRTEHIGTRYGGSHPIVRGNVVSELIHDLPTIQKEIKSNDTYPDDFDLLKSSANSGVGQFLQSLSKRVGEDTAKSRQHKIGAVAAFRKTREQRVAEDDKSSKSTFRILPDGIKRVVQKFRGASDLPQLYIDGDAGGKPTESASMDAASLSAHSRASDERSGVSQFLSENVKNLTSALIFDREAGGSVIDTDDASTQASDIGNDSKAIANLLLSPTLLTKRHQQAIRAIENRTWEQVEYLLSANPWLAEMTDLKTNQCLLHKLALFGAGEGRINKTTGEMVVIRYPSAPEVLNVDLVELFPSSVHKFDVDGNLPLHMAAASANIAMINLLGDRFPSGASVRNEDGMLPLHLAIQACASETGAANNGRISSLEIVRAVLDYFPAAVTVADNEGNLPIHTAARVMCGHNGARIVHLLFEEAERRSLNPSSAAPFRNKAQEKRTEMNPPESETSTLSATDASHNFDIVVHCNLVRNENGEVPLLVAVRAGAGWEVLESLVYGPGGDDAAQQQDDDGNTCLHYLVGSRFMDSAGALSMLKVAPDAASVTNRNGLLPIQLACQEMVPEEVILALALVDLPFELTNNQSAETRSGRSWWFLTCELDDRYVNVVERVVQICSYPQIRQLCFLEQQELEGPLISNATPLCRQVLLRSLRFLGRFEFRGESSVFSDTSQALSVFDAVDFGHGVDSIEGGRPVFLHCFSHESAFLSKISNVETLNLDFSLLEKIDVFFVGENGEETLTGDVIQYCISIERPSLSLGEVIAVHGDVSIDKCAKYGDSWKLADTLGVQLIGHQFLPSRFSSVSPPEAIKQSGTQPDDCVTFDTDLLAHPSIDTWGLGKLAFEALVGETMVSVATPRLDGMDEGALIRILNWSDSDLQSVREKLSASAVLKEGIEMILHCLSHDPLDRPTMDGVLSHTVWKILRLSKRQQMVNEC, from the exons ATGAGGGAACGAACACTCAACACCCCATTATCCGAGCGAATACTTGGGCGTCATTCTTCCTCCACGTTCAACCGAACGCCAGTCGCTACaacaacggcgacgacgccCGCTACCAACAGCAATCCGACAACAGGCATCGTTATGAGACCAACAGAAGCGCAGCTACGTTGGGCGCAGTTCCATCACAAGCGGCAGGCGGAGCAGGTACGAATTCGGACGCAACAGCTGTGGCAGAGGCCGGAAACCGTTTCGGATGTGTCCGACGCTCTCCCAGAGGACGGCGCCAGCAGCACCAGTGACAGTGGTGTGCACATGGTCGATAACGACAGAACGTTGGGGATAGAAGCGCCAGTGTCTTGCCGTGAAGCACAGAAACCATGTATCTCTAGGGGGCGTCGAGCTTTGCTTCGCGTATCCCGTCGACGCTGGCGAGAACGAAAAAATCGTATTTTGAAAGAGGGTTTCCGCTCGGGTATCAACGAtaatgacgaagacgatgaccAAGCGAGCGAAAGTTCGAATGACGCATTGGCGTCGATTTTTGCGGAAAGGTCTGTTTGGCATAAATCTCGTAaacgtcgccgccgccgtcgacaATCTACTGCCCAAAAGGCGCCGCATGATTCGGGACGATCGCGACgtttcgaagaagccttCAACGCCATGATGCGAAATCTCGCCGCACTCCGACCAGACGAATCATATCATGACATCGTGACACCAGAAAGGGTTTGGACACGTCCCGAACACCTACCACAGATGGAAACCATTGATGGACGTGATTATACTGACTTGAAGTGGGGTATTATCAAATCTTTGCCAAAGCCAAATCCTAATCGGAATTCCTCGGCAACCTCACACCACCCGTTGGATCGCGGAGCCTCGTGGTTGGTGCATATGCCATCAAGCATTAGCAAACGTGACTCATACGCCTCCCGCTTTGCCTCCACTCCGTTCATTTCCAAATCCACTTGGAAGAACACGTCTCCCGAGCacagtgacgaagaatgTCTCGGTGAGGAAGATCGACGTTCACAAATTTCGGATAGCTTACAACAGATTTTGCGATCGCCGATGCAAGGAAAGCTCAGCAGTATAGTCGCTGTCTTACAACAGAAATTGGTAAATACGGCTACTTCCGAGCAGACAGCTCGGCCACGGACACCACCCACTATGAAATTGTCCCCATACTTGACAGTGTCAACGCAAACTGTTGGGGATGCTAGTGATTATCCCAAAGGGGCCGGTAGTGGGGGGCCGAAAAGCTTGGATGTCGACTTCGCCCACGTTGAGCTTGGAGCTGATCATGTTACAGATCAGAAACGTATGCAAGGATTCCAGCAGCTGGCAAATCCGCCACCGTCGTCACCCTCCCGCAAAACAATTGAAGCCATTCTACAAACGCTCGATCCATATCTGAAGGAAGAATTAGAATCTCAAGAAGTGGGCACTTGCGAGCATTTGTTGTCACGATTTTTGGACGAGGTAGGATTTGATCCGGACATCGACGACGTTGGCGAAATGGAGAAGACCAAAGCATATTTGGAAATTTTCGCTCGGCGATTTTTGGTGCAAGCGCGTAGCTTTCCAAAGGAGCCGCAACAAAGCTCTACAAAAGTTCAACGTAGTGGCGGATTAGTGCAACGGTTGGTTTCTCTAATGGAGCAAGACCTGGCTTTGAATAGGAATACTGGATTGATTTCAGCTGACGGTAAGTTGCACAAGCCGACCTTTGCGCGACTTATGCTCAAATACCTGGAGCAAATATACAGTCCTTCTCCGACAGCTTCCTTTCGACCAACGATGACTCGACAGCGACGTTCCGCGAGAGAAACTTTGTTGACTGCGGTGACGGATACTGCCTACGATT TTTTACCCAAGGACGGAATTTTTGATACGTTTGCATTTGAGCACATTGTGACACGTTATCTTGCTGAAGCGACTGGGACCCCCGAAGAAGTAGTCTTGGGAGCGCAGGACCTTCAATCTTTGTCGCAGAGGGTACCAATTTTCCCGAAAGCTTCTGCTAACCTCGTCGAACGCATGGTTGCCGCCTTTGAAGGAATCGATATAAACGAAAAACTGACGTCTGATGATGGTAAGCTCAACACGGCATTCTTTGAAAGTATGATGAGAAAACTTTTGTCAAACGAAGTGTCAAAGTTAAGCAAAGGACGACGGAACGCTGCTTTAGACACTGCCTTTTCTCTAAAGATAAGTGGGAACTATTCGCAGACTGGGCATGATAGTCAGCCGAAGGAAATGGACGTATCAGGAAAGTACACTCTCCCTTCCGTAGAGGCAAGGCTAAGCTCTATGACAATTAAGCGTTCTAACGGGCATATTGATAAGTTGGTCTTACGGGCTATGATAGCCCGGTACTTATCAGCAGTATGCAACTTGCCGGAGAATGTTGTTCTTGAAGCAGAAAGTGTACATACGGAGATGGACAGAGAATTTTCGGTGATCGATAATTCCAAAAATAAGGAAGCGGGATCATCAATGATATCAAATGACTTCGCAAAACGCTTAGTCGATCAAATTAAACAGTCCTCAGAAGCTGAGCAACTTGTTTTGGCTAATGGAGATCTCAACAAGGCAGTATTCGAAATGCTCATGGCCAGATACCTGGGTCAGTGTATTCGGAGGGAGCCTGAATTCTTTTGCGCTGCCGAAAGCCCTCTAGCGCTGGCCGAGGCGCGAAGGCATGCTGGGACGCGTAAATATCGTCAGAGAGAGGGCGAGTCAGAAGGTGGCAACCACGGTATTCCAATGACGTCGTGTATCACCCAAAGTGTTATCGTCGCCATAGAACGAGAATTGGAGACAACGCCTATCGTTACTGCTCAAGGCAAGGTCGACTTTGCGACGCTTGAAATTTTACTGGCACCGACTTTATCGAGGGCCTTGGCAAGTAACGCTGGTGTCACAGAGAGGCGACATTTTCTAAGTTGGCTCGACAGTGGCACTTTCGTTAAGAATATTGTGCAGGTGATTAGCAATTTGTCGAACGAAGTTGATCTGACTGAAATTAACGACGTCCGCACACACGAGTTGCTACGGACTACACTTGTCGAGCTGTACCAAGAAAATCATCCTAAGAATACTTCGGCATACCGAAATGTTGTAACGCACGAGGCTACAGGTGTTGCCATTGAAAAGCATGCCCATGAGGTTGCACATGATATATCAAAATACCTCTTGAATGCAGGTGGGAACCAAATGATGACTAATAGCGCTGGCAAACTTGATGTACCAGTATACGAAGCTTTGCTCTGGCGttttattgaagagcaagAGTCGATAGGAATGGGTATCAACACAGATAATAGCACACCCACCATTATTCTCCCAATAAAGTCGGAAAGTCTGGACGAAACATCTCCAAAGACTGAATCAACAACAGAGGACCCTGTGCGGACAGAACATATTGGCACTCGCTATGGTGGCTCCCATCCTATTGTTAGAGGAAATGTGGTTTCTGAGCTTATCCATGATCTACCTACGATTCAGAAAGAGATTAAGTCAAATGATACCTATCCCGATGATTTTGACCTACTGAAGAGCTCTGCCAATAGTGGAGTAGGCCAATTCCTGCAGAGTTTGAGCAAGCGAGTAGGCGAGGACACTGCTAAGTCTAGACAACACAAAATTGGTGCGGTTGCAGCATTTCGAAAAACGCGCGAGCAGCGCGTCGCTGAAGATGACAAATCTTCGAAATCCACGTTCCGTATCCTGCCCGATGGAATCAAGCGAGTTGTTCAGAAGTTCCGAGGTGCTTCTGATTTGCCGCAACTATACATCGACGGCGATGCGGGAGGTAAACCGACCGAATCAGCATCTATGGACGCGGCTTCCTTGTCAGCTCACAGTCGAGCATCTGACGAACGGTCCGGTGTGTCTCAATTTCTTTCTGAAAATGTGAAAAATCTGACGTCTGCTTTGATTTTCGATCGGGAAGCCGGAGGATCAGTTATCGATACCGACGATGCGAGTACTCAAGCCAGCGATATCGGCAATGATTCAAAGGCGATTGCAAATCTGCTACTGTCCCCGACTCTTTTGACcaaacgacaccaacaagcTATTCGTGCGATTGAGAATCGGACTTGGGAGCAGGTCGAGTATCTCCTGAGTGCAAATCCCTGGTTGGCGGAAATGACTGATTTGAAAACAAACCAGTGCCTTCTTCACAAACTGGCACTTTTTGGTGCCGGAGAAGGTCGCATCAATAAGACAACAGGGGAGATGGTTGTGATTCGGTACCCGAGTGCTCCGGAAGTCCTCAACGTTGATCTTGTAGAATTGTTTCCATCCTCAGTGCACAAATTTGATGTGGATGGAAATCTTCCACTTCACATGGCTGCAGCTTCAGCAAATATTGCCATGATAAACCTACTTGGAGATAGATTCCCCAGTGGTGCATCCGTCAGAAACGAGGATGGGATGTTGCCTCTTCATCTTGCGATCCAGGCATGTGCCTCGGAAACAGGAGCCGCCAACAACGGACGAATCTCTTCGCTAGAAATCGTCAGGGCAGTCCTCGACTACTTTCCTGCAGCTGTTACAGTCGCGGATAACGAAGGGAATTTACCTATTCACACTGCTGCTAGAGTTATGTGCGGGCACAACGGAGCGCGCATCGTGCATTTACTTTTCGAAGAGGCGGAGCGGCGATCCCTTAACCCTTCTTCTGCGGCGCCTTTCCGCAATAAAGCACAAGAAAAGAGGACAGAGATGAACCCGCCTGAAAGCGAAACTTCGACTCTGTCGGCAACTGATGCGTCCCACAATTTCGACATTGTTGTGCATTGTAACCTTGTTCGCAACGAAAATGGCGAAGTGCCACTGCTTGTTGCTGTCAGGGCTGGCGCAGGATGGGAGGTACTTGAATCTTTGGTTTATGGCCCTGGAGGTGACGACGCGGCACAGCAGCAGGACGATGATGGTAATACGTGCCTGCATTATCTAGTGGGGTCTCGATTTATGGACTCAGCAGGAGCACTATCTATGCTAAAAGTTGCTCCGGACGCTGCATCTGTCACTAATCGAAATGGCTTGCTTCCAATTCAG CTGGCATGCCAGGAGATGGTTCCGGAAGAAGTTATTTTAGCTCTAGCGTTAGTAGATCTACCATTTGAATTGACCAACAATCAGTCGGCTGAAACCAGATCCGGTCGAAGCTGGTGGTTCCTGACTTGTGAACTTGACGATCGCTACGTAAACGTGGTTGAAAGAGTTGTTCAAATATGTTCTTACCCTCAAATTCGACAGTTGTGCTttttggaacaacaagaactcGAGGGCCCACTAATCTCTAACGCCAC GCCCCTGTGTCGTCAAGTTCTTTTAAGATCTCTGCGCTTTCTTGGGCGCTTCGAGTTTCGTGGAGAATCCTCTGTTTTTTCGGACACATCACAAGCACTATCTGTTTTCGATGCAGTTGATTTCGGACATGGTGTAGACTCCATTGAAGGCGGTCGACCGGTCTTTCTGCACTGCTTTTCTCATGAGTCGGCTTTTCTGTCGAAG ATCTCTAATGTGGAGACCTTGAATCTAGACTTTTCGTTATTGGAAAAAATTGATGTCTTTTTCGTCGGTGAAAATGGCGAGGAAACACTTACCGGAGATGTGATTCAGTACTGCATTTCTATCGAGCGGCCAAGCCTTTCTCTGGGCGAAGTTATCGCAG TACATGGAGATGTCTCTATTGACAAATGCGCCAAATACGGCGACAGCTGGAAGCTTGCTGACACCCTTGGAGTTCAACTAATCGGTCACCAATTTTTGCCCTCCCGTTTTTCTTCGGTTAGCCCGCCGGAAGCAATAAAGCAATCGGGTACACAACCGGACGACTGCGTCACTTTCGATACCGATTTACTCGCACATCCATCGATAGATACCTGGGGGCTAGGAAAGTTGGCATTCGAGGCGCTTGTAGGAGAAACGATGGTCAGTGTTGCAACACCGAGGCTTGATGGAATGGACGAGGGAGCTCTGATTCGTATCCTTAATTGGAGTGACAGCGATCTTCAATCAGTGCGTGAAAAGCTAAGTGCCTCTGCAGTGCTTAAGGAAGGAATCGAGATGATTCTTCATTGCTTATCGCACGATCCCCTAGATCGCCCTACAATGGATGGAGTACTCAGCCATACAGTGTGGAAAATACTCCGCCTCAGCAAAAGGCAGCAAATGGTCAATGAATGTTAG
- a CDS encoding predicted protein — protein sequence MQDASKKAEGVHCRASSIDDKQFESLQLTSAGSRGLVEKPAKGSHEFTWIPGTPALKLAESANDIHQQEEGSFNLLTTSFESIDAAPFSPAANSTRGSLAVDSVFSLQEDSHPTGENPPHMNESGSEYSFGDLSPIKMDYTGGSCQIAVSQVPSLTGNRLSLESVDGLSHNEFDGEAISNPYYVLRTVRKAFDLCRYCLPCLRGSESRTIHISERAHIRQHIEREVSGTAFMQKDSLQALTIKLQQETYSNSADFVIATRRIEAAICAFGGALYSSSSTRTDSIFRLTGPSSSRRRRYFLSGSRISWAVEENPPVDIFSEDENDVSSSGQPSSKRSRSIEVLHGQDPVYCTHRLGSSISSDEAKMKYRCKLCGQLKQNHNCPNRQLLHRSIGVMVYPAVNSFTAAEPGTIAPPLSKMNNFVSYDSDHGNPDQDHEDTLDTARRDMNVNPFLAGVCPTSVTPESLRAASSYYHSPQSSLSLHSDDASPLVAQSPITRLPKKLKASGVHLTRAKTVSSEAKNPLHSSVFVASVHLRPEHYRSVTQVSSGSNAAYHYPVVPLTFAERKRLSDTLFYLSREVPGMTDDCAVILRDARERNEWDAAVAELLTQAVVSLYCSEGDVQLEGLQKYLIALGVSC from the exons ATGCAGGACGCATCGAAAAAAGCTGAAGGAGTCCATTGTCGTGCATCAAGTATCGATGACAAACAATTTGAATCGCTCCAACTGACCTCCGCTGGATCCAGAGGTTTAGTGGAAAAACCGGCGAAGGGGTCACATGAATTCACG TGGATTCCCGGGACGCCGGCTCTAAAATTGGCAGAATCGGCGAACGATATCCATCAACAGGAAGAAGGGTCCTTTAATCTTCTCACGACATCATTTGAGTCGATCGATGCGGCACCGTTTTCCCCCGCTGCAAACAGTACCCGTGGCTCACTGGCCGTCGATTCCGTGTTCTCTTTGCAAGAAGACTCTCATCCTACGGGTGAAAACCCTCCACATATGAACGAATCGGGTTCGGAATACTCGTTCGGGGATCTTTCCCCAATCAAGATGGACTATACGGGAGGGTCATGTCAGATTGCAGTCTCGCAAGTGCCTTCGCTCACCGGAAATCGCTTGTCACTTGAATCCGTTGATGGTCTTTCGCACAATGAATTCGACGGTGAAGCGATTTCAAACCCTTACTACGTCCTACGGACAGTACGCAAAGCGTTTGATTTGTGCCGGTACTGTTTACCATGCCTACGAGGTTCGGAATCTCGTACAATTCACATAAGTGAGCGTGCACATATTCGTCAACACATAGAACGAGAGGTAAGCGGAACAGCGTTTATGCAGAAAGATTCTTTACAAGCGCTCACCATCAAGCTGCAACAGGAAACGTACAGTAATTCAGCAGACTTCGTAATTGCAACCCGGCGGATAGAAGCAGCTATTTGTGCTTTCGGGGGCGCTCTCTATTCAAGTTCTTCAACGAGGACAGATTCCATCTTTCGGCTAACTGGGCCTTCAAGTTCGCGAAGAAG GCGCTACTTTCTTAGCGGATCACGTATTTCTTGGGCAGTCGAAGAAAACCCGCCGGTCGACATATTTAGTGAAGATGAAAACGATGTATCCAGTTCCGGTCAGCCCTCATCCAAACGGTCTCGATCCATTGAGGTGCTTCACGGCCAGGATCCAGTATACTGTACTCACCGTCTGGGCTCTTCTATTTCGTCTGACGAAGCAAAAATGAAGTACCGATGCAAGCTATGTGGCCAATTGAAGCAAAATCACAACTGCCCGAATCGTCAATTACTTCATAGAAGTATTGGGGTCATGGTATATCCGGCAGTCAACTCGTTCACAGCGGCTGAACCAGGAACAATTGCCCCTCCATTGAGCAAAATGAACAATTTTGTATCCTACGATTCGGATCATGGAAACCCAGATCAAGATCATGAGGACACCCTTGATACAGCTCGGCGGGATATGAATGTGAACCCTTTTCTTGCTGGAGTGTGTCCGACCAGCGTTACACCGGAGTCACTTCGCGCTGCTTCCTCGTACTATCATTCTCCTCAATCTTCCCTATCTCTTCACAGCGATGATGCCTCTCCCCTGGTTGCGCAATCCCCAATAACGCGACTACCAAAGAAATTGAAGGCCTCCGGCGTACATCTAACTCGCGCGAAGACAGTGTCGAGTGAGGCAAAAAATCCGTTGCACTCTTCTGTTTTTGTCGCTAGCGTCCATCTTCGTCCAGAGCATTATCGTTCCGTAACTCAAGTGTCTTCGGGTTCAAACGCCGCTTACCATTATCCTGTCGTCCCCTTGACTTTCGCGGAACGCAAGCGATTGAGCGACACACTCTTTTACCTATCCCGTGAGGTACCAGGTATGACAGATGATTGTGCTGTGATTCTGCGTGACGCTCGAGAACGGAATGAATGGGATGCGGCCGTGGCGGAGCTTTTGACACAAGCAGTCGTTAGTTTGTATTGCAGTGAAGGTGATGTTCAATTGGAAGGGCTCCAAAAATATCTAATTGCTCTGGGAGTTTCGTGCTAG
- a CDS encoding predicted protein, with protein sequence MPATSSRYHTAPARERPEHPWSHGAQPRHHASRTRTPAPPGSPTTPSSSSTAARRRRTKDPTAHRSAANGTRESNRPRTPGTSAPIFSADEFDDPDKERRPKKVSPRSTIQSASPVYVRSSSNRRVAVAIAESVDDYTSPSVEVYTEDLADILTVATVDDDGLGDVAPVPSPKRRVYGRGPSIPLASTRDIQSFDNRPLIDPLYNGDPSYDFVEDDYMASFRTMDEQDSDSSSGNAYLPKTLQRERTTSNSNRDNFQTVWNQGAELEHRQRPHQTSQRLSRIPPPPLATNTDSRASLAASTILPSPTSVQYSLLLCDPAYVHAQAAGLVWQSLVGQHIRFPKSWWNGARAPPLGNCPDQSWVYQDCVQIRGDPNLKRQVLNRAAPGRMILHIVVQDFFTSRALQDICVGAFHPNARGVRRTAHPDAMAEGCRNVWLAVRKRDDEVSDLDTMLTTREGVVWESPTCPLLGFPKPKITNANVRAVFGELPPVETIFVPEPELYERLAEMPNTSAAMVLLNEFVFA encoded by the coding sequence ATGCCCGCAACAAGTTCGCGCTATCATACTGCTCCGGCTCGGGAACGACCGGAGCATCCCTGGAGCCACGGTGCGCAGCCGCGGCACCACGCGTCGCGGACTCGCACACCGGCGCCACCGGGATCGCCGACCACcccgtcgtcatcgtccacTGCGGCACGCCGACGCCGCACGAAGGACCCTACCGCTCATCGGAGTGCTGCCAACGGAACACGCGAATCGAATCGTCCCCGCACACCCGGAACGTCCGCACCGATTTTCTCGGCCGACGAGTTTGATGATCCGGACAAAGAACGCCGACCGAAAAAAGTGTCACCCCGCAGTACTATTCAATCAGCGTCGCCAGTTTATGTGCGGTCGAGTTCCAATCGACGCGTCGCGGTGGCGATTGCAGAAAGCGTGGATGACTATACGAGTCCGTCGGTTGAGGTTTATACGGAAGACTTGGCGGATATATTGACGGTGGCCAcggtcgacgacgatggacTCGGTGACGTGGCTCCCGTGCCTTCGCCCAAGAGACGAGTGTATGGGAGAGGGCCTAGTATCCCTTTGGCGAGTACGAGGGACATACAAAGCTTTGACAATCGTCCCCTTATAGACCCTCTGTATAACGGTGACCCGTCCTACGATTTCGTGGAGGATGATTACATGGCTTCGTTCCGGACAATGGATGAGCAAGACTCTGATTCCTCATCCGGCAATGCCTATCTTCCCAAGACGCTTCAGCGAGAGCGGACGACGTCCAACAGCAACAGAGACAACTTTCAAACGGTGTGGAACCAAGGAGCAGAATTGGAACACCGCCAGAGACCACACCAAACTTCCCAGAGGCTTTCGAGAATTCCACCGCCGCCCCTGGCGACCAACACTGATTCACGCGCGTCGTTGGCCGCATCCACCATTCTCCCTTCTCCGACGAGTGTCCAGTACTCCCTTCTCCTCTGTGATCCTGCGTACGTACACGCCCAAGCCGCCGGTCTCGTCTGGCAGTCCTTGGTGGGTCAACACATCCGCTTCCCCAAATCCTGGTGGAACGGTGCCCGCGCTCCACCTCTCGGAAACTGCCCCGACCAATCGTGGGTCTACCAAGATTGCGTGCAGATTCGTGGCGACCCAAATTTGAAACGACAAGTTCTAAATCGCGCTGCTCCCGGTCGAATGATTCTCCACATTGTGGTGCAGGACTTTTTCACTTCCCGAGCACTCCAAGACATTTGTGTGGGAGCTTTTCATCCCAACGCTCGCGGTGTCCGTCGCACTGCGCACCCGGACGCCATGGCCGAGGGCTGTCGGAACGTCTGGTTGGCCGTCCGCAAACGAGATGACGAGGTTTCGGACCTGGATACCATGTTGACCACGCGGGAAGGTGTGGTATGGGAATCACCGACCTGTCCATTGCTGGGTTTTCCCAAACCCAAAATCACCAATGCCAATGTCCGAGCCGTATTTGGCGAACTGCCACCGGTGGAAACGATTTTTGTTCCGGAACCGGAATTGTACGAACGCCTCGCTGAGATGCCGAACACATCCGCCGCAATGGTACTCTTGAATGAATTTGTCTTTGCGTag